A region from the Francisella orientalis FNO12 genome encodes:
- a CDS encoding NAD(P)-binding protein has product MKVAIIGAGLAGLTAANILKDSVQITIFEKSRGVSGRMSTRYADPYYFDHGAQYFTAKSPEFKEFLKPMIDQGIIKNW; this is encoded by the coding sequence ATGAAAGTGGCAATAATCGGTGCTGGTCTTGCTGGATTAACCGCTGCAAATATTCTAAAAGATTCGGTACAAATAACTATTTTTGAAAAATCTCGCGGAGTTAGTGGCAGAATGTCAACAAGATATGCTGACCCTTACTACTTTGATCATGGAGCTCAATATTTCACTGCTAAATCCCCAGAATTTAAAGAGTTCCTTAAACCAATGATAGATCAAGGCATAATCAAAAACTGGTAA
- a CDS encoding amine oxidase: protein MDSCFSLMLGYDREISLDFDAALVHDEIISWISVNSSKPERNTSSCLVIHSANKWANQYIDCDREQILETIFERAKEILAVDLNKPEYKTLHAWRYANIGKQNTPSYFIDTNQNISACGDWCIKGRVESAFTSASILANQIKNLL from the coding sequence ATGGATAGCTGCTTTTCATTGATGCTTGGTTATGATAGAGAAATTAGTCTAGATTTTGATGCTGCTCTAGTACATGATGAAATAATTAGTTGGATATCTGTCAATAGCTCAAAACCAGAACGTAATACCTCTAGCTGCTTAGTTATACACTCTGCAAATAAATGGGCTAATCAATATATTGATTGCGATCGTGAACAAATCCTAGAAACAATTTTTGAAAGAGCCAAAGAGATATTGGCCGTAGATCTAAATAAGCCAGAGTATAAAACACTACATGCTTGGCGCTATGCAAATATAGGTAAACAAAATACACCTAGTTACTTTATTGATACAAACCAGAATATCTCAGCATGTGGAGACTGGTGTATAAAGGGGCGTGTTGAATCTGCATTTACAAGTGCTTCAATATTAGCCAATCAGATTAAAAATCTATTATAA
- a CDS encoding DUF3429 domain-containing protein, with protein MKSYKNLDIYLAYFGLIPFVFFSLCLILGYSDFLIFGDIIKAISLYGVVIASFMAGTHWGRQINLEPSSTKIFIQLTSNLNAIII; from the coding sequence TTGAAAAGCTATAAAAATCTAGATATTTATCTCGCATATTTTGGATTAATACCTTTTGTTTTCTTCTCACTCTGTCTAATACTTGGTTATAGCGACTTTTTAATATTTGGCGATATAATTAAAGCTATCTCACTATATGGCGTAGTTATTGCATCATTTATGGCTGGAACCCATTGGGGCAGACAAATTAATTTAGAACCCAGCTCTACAAAAATATTTATACAGCTTACTAGTAATTTAAATGCAATAATTATTTGA
- a CDS encoding cytochrome d ubiquinol oxidase subunit II: MDLGLIWLFIIAFALLLYIVLDGFALGMGSLFPFFDNHQKDIAMSILLPTWDGNQTWLVFALACFYGIFPIAFAYIFPKIYLSAILLVVMILFRGIYFEFRLKSHKGIKNWDRLFFISSLTATFLQGYIVGELIVGFPHSTFYGVGFSILTGIALVFGYSLLGATRLILKTEGEFFDKAKKLAKSCSIVLVILMLLIGAITPIYTKLPLDSFYKMIVLGALFILTIISFLVLIKVVDSKNHVLPYWSAVTIFVFTYASMLVLIFPYIIPYRITYSQAQASDTTLLFTLIPAVIMIPLLLLYTGYAYYIFRGKTKEKLSY, encoded by the coding sequence ATGGACTTAGGATTAATTTGGTTATTTATAATTGCTTTTGCTCTACTACTGTATATTGTATTAGATGGATTTGCTCTAGGTATGGGATCACTATTTCCATTTTTTGATAATCATCAAAAAGATATCGCTATGAGTATATTATTACCAACTTGGGATGGTAATCAAACATGGCTAGTTTTTGCTTTGGCGTGCTTTTATGGCATATTCCCTATCGCATTTGCTTACATATTCCCTAAGATTTATTTATCTGCAATACTTTTGGTAGTTATGATACTCTTTAGAGGTATTTACTTTGAGTTTAGACTAAAGTCTCATAAAGGTATCAAAAACTGGGATAGACTTTTCTTTATATCTTCATTGACGGCAACTTTTCTGCAAGGCTACATAGTTGGAGAATTAATAGTAGGTTTCCCGCATAGTACTTTTTATGGTGTAGGCTTTTCTATTCTTACAGGTATTGCTTTAGTATTTGGTTATAGTTTACTTGGTGCAACTCGTCTTATACTGAAGACTGAGGGAGAGTTTTTTGATAAGGCTAAAAAACTAGCTAAATCATGTAGTATAGTACTTGTGATATTAATGTTACTTATTGGAGCAATTACTCCTATATATACTAAACTACCTTTAGATAGCTTCTATAAAATGATAGTCCTTGGTGCTCTTTTTATACTTACCATTATTAGTTTCTTAGTTCTTATCAAAGTAGTAGACTCTAAAAATCATGTTTTACCATATTGGTCAGCTGTGACAATATTCGTCTTCACTTATGCAAGTATGCTAGTACTAATATTCCCATACATCATTCCTTACCGCATCACATATAGTCAAGCACAAGCTAGTGATACCACACTACTGTTTACGCTCATTCCGGCTGTAATTATGATTCCATTACTGTTGTTATACACCGGCTATGCTTATTATATCTTCAGAGGAAAGACCAAAGAAAAACTAAGCTACTAG
- a CDS encoding Dyp-type peroxidase, translated as MEIIKYQLGIVEGLPSSALYMMFSINKENDVKFGLKVLQKFVDSKSVVAGFGKDLLQMFDLPSDDNFKRAKFNNEKMPDNDGYDLVLWLRGDDRGELFHNALNIRKALQDFFTVEKIVSSYTYHGKYDLSGFEDGIENPKGGEIVPSSIIPEGKLEGSSFWVLQQWLHDFDWLNNASQSAKEECIGRSLDDSHQFKDLKDFAHVKRSAKENFDPEAELLRRSMPWSDNNLNGGFMFSAFALSFRSFNLQMGNMLGGSDGIVDGVFKFSKIIDTSYLWCPPFKKGKLDISLLK; from the coding sequence GTGGAAATAATTAAATATCAATTGGGAATTGTTGAAGGCTTACCATCATCTGCTTTATATATGATGTTTAGTATCAATAAAGAGAATGATGTTAAGTTTGGATTAAAGGTATTACAAAAGTTTGTTGATAGTAAGAGTGTAGTTGCTGGATTTGGTAAAGATCTTTTGCAAATGTTTGATCTTCCTAGTGATGATAATTTCAAAAGAGCTAAATTTAATAATGAAAAAATGCCAGATAATGATGGTTATGACTTGGTACTTTGGCTAAGAGGAGATGATCGAGGAGAGCTATTTCATAATGCACTAAACATCAGAAAAGCATTGCAAGATTTCTTTACTGTAGAAAAAATAGTGTCTAGCTATACCTATCATGGCAAGTATGATTTATCAGGATTTGAAGATGGTATTGAGAATCCTAAGGGTGGAGAGATTGTTCCATCATCAATAATACCAGAAGGTAAGTTAGAAGGGTCGAGTTTTTGGGTTCTTCAACAATGGTTACATGACTTTGATTGGTTAAATAATGCAAGTCAATCAGCTAAAGAAGAGTGTATAGGTAGGTCTCTAGATGATTCTCATCAATTTAAGGATTTGAAAGACTTCGCTCATGTTAAGAGATCTGCCAAAGAAAACTTTGATCCGGAAGCAGAATTGCTAAGAAGATCAATGCCTTGGTCAGATAATAATCTAAATGGAGGGTTTATGTTCTCTGCGTTTGCATTATCATTTAGATCATTTAATTTACAGATGGGTAATATGCTCGGTGGTAGTGATGGTATTGTTGACGGAGTCTTTAAATTTTCTAAGATTATTGATACGAGCTATTTGTGGTGCCCACCTTTCAAAAAAGGTAAGCTTGATATTTCATTATTAAAGTGA
- a CDS encoding GtrA family protein: MLKKQLSYFIIIGILASITNFIIVWFLVELDIFKPMVANFFAFLIAFNVSYFGHRFLTFSTTTQSHKKAATQFFINVMIGLALNESIYYVLLHLLHIQYLLALFITMGLVAVYTFVVSKFLIFKA, encoded by the coding sequence ATGTTAAAAAAACAATTATCTTACTTTATTATTATAGGTATATTAGCCTCAATAACTAACTTCATTATTGTATGGTTCTTGGTTGAACTTGATATTTTCAAGCCTATGGTAGCAAATTTTTTTGCATTTCTTATTGCTTTTAATGTCAGCTATTTTGGACATAGATTTTTGACATTCTCAACAACAACTCAATCACATAAAAAGGCTGCCACACAATTTTTCATTAATGTCATGATAGGTTTAGCTCTTAATGAAAGCATATATTATGTATTGCTTCATCTTTTACATATACAATATTTACTTGCACTATTTATAACAATGGGATTAGTTGCTGTATATACTTTTGTTGTTAGTAAATTTCTCATCTTTAAGGCATAA
- the acnA gene encoding aconitate hydratase AcnA, translated as MSDIKNITKLQIEEKGKKYSLYSLKKLSQELGKDVTRLPYSIRVLLENQLRNIDGYKVKEDDMHKVLDWDAKASSRPEIPHMPARVVMQDFTGVPAVVDLAAMRKAIKDAGGDADKINPLVDTAMVIDHSVQVDYYGTKTALAQNVAKEFERNGERYSLLKWAQKAFDDFIVVPPGMGIIHQVNLEYLAKGALVKNVDGEDVIYPDTLVGTDSHTTMINGVGVVGWGVGGIEAEAVMLGQPYYMVLPDVVGVKLTGKLKTGVTATDLVLDITEVLRKHGVVGKFVEYYGEGLESLSLPDRATIANMAPEYGATIGFFPVDEVTLDFFNNTNRSELVDVARDMYKEQLLFRENPAEEPEYSSIVEINLSEVESNLAGPKRPQDRVAFYDMKKAFKEALVHEQGLHGFGLTDEQLQKSAEVKGLGEKITHGSLAIAAITSCTNTSNPSLLLGAGLLAKKANEKGLKVKPFVKTSLAPGSQVVTQYLEKGNLLPELENLGFNLVGYGCTTCIGNSGPLDEPVVEAINEADLVVASVSSGNRNFEGRINPHVKANYLASPIHVVAYALAGTVDFDPVEDAIGIDAEGNSVYLADIWPTTEEIAAIQSDVINSAMFEKAYATVLDGTEDWQKLDAPEGKLYEFDSSSTYIQCPNFFEKFAEGKDDLDIKGARTLLMLGDSVTTDHISPAGAIPEEYPAGQYLKSHGVEKKDFNSYGSRRGNHEVMMRGTFANIRIRNLLLDNVEGGYTKYHLDSSQQYVFNAAMKYKEKDIPLVILAGKEYGTGSSRDWAAKGTFLLGVKAVIAESYERIHRSNLVGMGVLPLEYVDGQNAKTLDLDGSEMFNIKNLNNIQPRQRVVVEAVHPKTAHTTTFEALARLDADVDVDYLKNGGILQTVLKDIMNQKKKSSSINTDSNSCSGDASESSCPFSKMANFFKKLFK; from the coding sequence ATGTCTGATATTAAAAATATCACTAAGCTACAGATAGAGGAAAAAGGAAAGAAATACTCTCTATATAGCTTAAAGAAACTTTCTCAAGAGCTTGGTAAAGATGTAACTCGTCTTCCTTATTCTATCAGAGTATTACTTGAAAACCAACTAAGAAATATAGATGGATATAAAGTAAAAGAAGATGATATGCATAAGGTTTTAGATTGGGACGCTAAAGCTAGCTCAAGACCTGAAATTCCACATATGCCAGCTAGAGTAGTGATGCAAGACTTCACAGGTGTACCAGCTGTAGTTGATTTGGCAGCGATGAGAAAGGCTATCAAAGATGCTGGTGGCGATGCTGATAAGATTAATCCTCTTGTAGATACAGCTATGGTAATTGACCACTCTGTACAAGTTGATTACTATGGAACAAAAACGGCTTTAGCGCAAAACGTTGCTAAAGAATTTGAAAGAAATGGTGAAAGATATAGTTTACTTAAATGGGCTCAGAAAGCATTTGATGATTTCATAGTTGTACCGCCTGGAATGGGTATTATTCACCAAGTAAACCTTGAGTATCTTGCAAAGGGTGCATTGGTTAAGAATGTTGATGGTGAAGATGTTATTTATCCGGATACATTAGTGGGTACAGATTCACATACTACTATGATCAATGGTGTTGGTGTAGTAGGTTGGGGTGTAGGTGGTATTGAAGCTGAAGCTGTTATGCTTGGCCAACCATATTACATGGTTCTACCTGATGTAGTAGGTGTTAAGCTTACTGGTAAACTAAAGACTGGTGTTACAGCAACAGATTTAGTACTTGATATTACTGAAGTACTTAGAAAGCACGGTGTTGTTGGTAAATTCGTTGAGTATTATGGTGAAGGCTTAGAGAGTTTATCTCTACCAGATAGAGCGACTATCGCAAACATGGCTCCAGAGTATGGTGCTACTATTGGTTTCTTCCCTGTTGATGAAGTCACGTTAGACTTCTTTAACAATACAAATCGTAGCGAACTTGTTGATGTTGCGCGTGATATGTATAAAGAGCAATTATTATTTAGAGAAAATCCGGCAGAAGAACCTGAATACTCTAGTATTGTAGAAATTAATTTATCAGAAGTTGAATCTAACCTTGCTGGTCCTAAGCGTCCACAAGATAGAGTTGCTTTCTATGATATGAAAAAGGCATTCAAAGAAGCTTTAGTTCATGAGCAAGGTTTACATGGTTTTGGTTTAACTGATGAGCAATTACAAAAGTCAGCTGAAGTAAAAGGTCTTGGTGAGAAAATCACTCATGGCTCACTTGCTATTGCGGCAATTACTTCATGTACAAATACATCTAACCCTTCATTATTGTTAGGTGCTGGATTACTGGCTAAGAAAGCAAATGAGAAAGGTCTGAAAGTTAAACCTTTTGTTAAAACATCATTAGCTCCAGGATCTCAGGTTGTTACTCAATATCTTGAAAAGGGAAATCTATTGCCAGAGCTTGAGAATTTAGGATTTAACCTTGTTGGGTATGGTTGTACTACTTGTATTGGTAACTCTGGTCCTCTAGATGAGCCTGTAGTAGAAGCTATTAATGAAGCTGATCTTGTAGTAGCTTCTGTAAGTTCTGGTAACCGTAACTTTGAAGGTCGTATCAATCCTCATGTTAAAGCGAACTATTTAGCTTCTCCTATTCATGTTGTTGCTTATGCTTTAGCTGGTACAGTTGACTTTGATCCAGTTGAAGATGCTATTGGGATAGATGCTGAAGGTAATAGTGTTTACTTAGCAGATATTTGGCCAACTACAGAAGAGATTGCTGCAATTCAGTCTGATGTAATCAACTCAGCAATGTTTGAAAAAGCTTATGCTACTGTACTTGATGGAACAGAAGATTGGCAAAAACTTGATGCTCCTGAAGGTAAGCTTTATGAGTTTGATAGTTCTTCTACTTATATCCAATGTCCAAACTTCTTTGAGAAGTTTGCGGAAGGCAAAGATGATTTAGATATCAAAGGAGCTAGAACTCTACTTATGTTAGGTGATTCTGTAACTACAGACCATATCTCACCTGCTGGTGCAATTCCAGAAGAGTATCCTGCTGGGCAATATCTAAAATCTCATGGTGTTGAGAAAAAAGATTTCAACTCTTATGGTTCTCGTCGTGGTAACCATGAAGTTATGATGAGAGGTACATTTGCTAATATCCGTATCCGTAACTTACTTTTAGATAATGTTGAAGGCGGATATACTAAGTATCATCTTGATAGTTCACAACAGTATGTTTTTAATGCAGCTATGAAATATAAGGAAAAAGATATTCCTTTAGTAATCTTGGCTGGTAAAGAGTATGGTACTGGCTCATCACGTGACTGGGCTGCTAAAGGTACATTCTTACTAGGTGTTAAGGCTGTTATAGCTGAGAGCTATGAAAGAATTCATAGATCTAACCTTGTAGGTATGGGTGTATTACCTCTTGAATACGTCGATGGTCAAAATGCTAAGACTCTAGATTTAGATGGTTCAGAAATGTTTAATATCAAGAATTTAAACAATATTCAGCCTCGCCAGAGAGTAGTTGTAGAAGCTGTACATCCAAAAACTGCACATACTACAACATTTGAAGCATTAGCTCGTCTAGATGCAGATGTCGATGTTGATTACTTGAAGAATGGTGGTATTTTACAAACGGTTCTTAAAGATATCATGAATCAAAAAAAAAAATCTAGTTCAATAAATACTGATAGTAATAGCTGTTCTGGAGATGCATCAGAGTCTTCTTGCCCATTTTCAAAGATGGCTAATTTCTTTAAAAAACTATTCAAATAA